One Granulicella sp. 5B5 DNA window includes the following coding sequences:
- a CDS encoding PDZ domain-containing protein gives MRRRVEIGTGLLGLLLVCGPAVAAKGHANGSGHGRAARGPAAHPPGYLGVGFHDASGHGVEVLLVDHDGPAGKAGLRPHDILVSLNGTAIANADALSKMIHETAPGVGVTLVVLRDGQTMKVSVTIADRMVVERTVRARVAQDTALEEADPPVEDFSAGDPPEPAAPTGKAANNRSFIGTVLHLAPFTGLALQTMEPQLAEFFGDSQGFGLLVQRVAPDSPAAFCGLRAGDVLLRANSVPLKKASDWEKRLKAAQGQSMALSVLRDHHEITVSLTPEARHHSMVEWPQMFEWQ, from the coding sequence ATGAGGCGCAGAGTCGAGATCGGAACAGGATTGCTGGGGTTGCTGCTGGTGTGTGGGCCGGCGGTGGCGGCGAAGGGCCATGCGAATGGTTCTGGGCATGGGCGCGCGGCGCGGGGGCCGGCGGCGCATCCGCCGGGGTACCTGGGTGTGGGGTTCCATGATGCGAGCGGACATGGGGTAGAGGTGCTGCTGGTGGACCATGATGGGCCGGCAGGCAAGGCAGGGCTGCGGCCGCATGACATCCTGGTGAGCTTGAATGGGACGGCGATTGCGAATGCGGATGCCTTGAGCAAGATGATCCATGAGACCGCGCCGGGCGTGGGTGTGACGCTTGTGGTGCTGCGCGATGGGCAGACGATGAAGGTGTCGGTGACGATTGCCGATCGCATGGTGGTGGAGCGGACGGTGCGCGCGCGGGTGGCGCAGGACACGGCGCTGGAGGAGGCCGATCCTCCGGTGGAGGATTTTTCGGCAGGCGATCCTCCTGAGCCTGCTGCGCCGACGGGCAAGGCGGCGAACAACCGGAGCTTTATTGGGACGGTGCTGCACCTGGCTCCGTTTACGGGGCTGGCGCTGCAGACGATGGAGCCGCAGCTGGCGGAGTTCTTTGGGGACTCGCAGGGGTTTGGTTTGCTGGTGCAGCGGGTGGCGCCGGACTCGCCTGCGGCGTTTTGCGGGCTGCGGGCAGGGGATGTGCTGCTGCGGGCGAACTCGGTGCCGCTGAAGAAGGCGAGCGACTGGGAAAAGCGGCTGAAGGCGGCGCAGGGACAGAGCATGGCGCTGAGCGTGCTGCGAGACCACCATGAGATTACGGTGTCGCTGACGCCGGAGGCGCGGCACCACTCGATGGTGGAGTGGCCGCAGATGTTTGAGTGGCAGTGA
- a CDS encoding TIGR00730 family Rossman fold protein: MSSPVMPNLPVDPKPLESADLAYENSEFLNSPDARMLRIMAEYYEPMSRFRRERIQDTVVFFGSARFHAMDVASHELELLENTGSVQRAPADEQPARGDEAEPTELKRNRAIAAVEMARYYEDARKLARLMTEWTKKLPGRRHRFVITSGGGPGIMEAANRGAYEAGGKTIGLNIKLPFEQMPNPYITPALNLNFHYFFMRKYWFAYLAKALVVFPGGFGTLDEMFELLTLDQTHKLAKEITIVIYGTDYWKNVINLEMLAEKGAIAVKDLELFQFADTPEQAFAILKDGLTKNHLGGVEPTGVADVPDEPEASAQEILGPDIAKTRS, from the coding sequence ATGTCTAGTCCTGTGATGCCGAACCTTCCTGTTGACCCGAAGCCGCTGGAGAGCGCCGACCTGGCGTATGAGAACTCCGAGTTCCTGAACTCGCCGGATGCGCGGATGCTGCGCATTATGGCGGAGTACTACGAGCCGATGAGCCGGTTTCGGCGTGAACGGATACAGGACACGGTGGTGTTCTTCGGGTCGGCGCGGTTCCATGCGATGGATGTGGCGAGCCATGAGTTAGAGCTGCTGGAAAACACAGGGTCGGTGCAGCGCGCGCCGGCGGATGAACAGCCTGCCCGCGGCGATGAGGCAGAGCCGACCGAGCTGAAGCGCAATCGCGCGATTGCCGCAGTGGAGATGGCGCGGTACTACGAAGATGCTCGCAAGCTGGCGCGGCTGATGACGGAGTGGACGAAGAAATTGCCGGGACGGCGGCACCGGTTTGTGATTACGTCGGGTGGGGGGCCGGGGATTATGGAGGCGGCCAATCGCGGGGCGTATGAGGCCGGTGGGAAGACGATCGGGCTGAACATCAAGCTGCCATTTGAGCAGATGCCGAACCCTTACATTACGCCGGCGCTGAACCTGAACTTCCACTACTTCTTCATGAGGAAGTACTGGTTTGCATACCTGGCGAAGGCGCTGGTGGTGTTTCCGGGCGGGTTTGGGACGCTGGATGAGATGTTCGAGCTGCTGACGCTGGACCAGACTCACAAGCTGGCGAAGGAGATCACCATCGTGATCTACGGGACTGACTACTGGAAGAACGTGATCAACCTGGAGATGCTGGCGGAGAAGGGCGCGATCGCGGTGAAGGACCTGGAGCTGTTCCAGTTTGCGGATACTCCGGAGCAGGCGTTTGCGATCTTGAAAGATGGGCTGACGAAAAACCATCTGGGTGGCGTGGAGCCGACGGGGGTGGCCGATGTTCCGGATGAACCGGAAGCCAGCGCGCAGGAGATCCTGGGACCGGATATCGCGAAGACGCGATCCTAA
- a CDS encoding Swt1 family HEPN domain-containing protein gives MRNSEVRDFLFRGLMFEAESERFRLAGIQIGADSTEAEENLLKEALAPFGIARRNNALEMARLFAVLFCFENEIRDFIREALVEKEGQDWIDKLPPKIKEHAESRREMALKDSWLEGEKSDLLGFVDFGQLAQIIVAKWEIFKNVIPTQHWLKQRMDELEKCRNFIAHNRMLLPSEFQRIYMYIADWNRVIGL, from the coding sequence TTGAGAAATAGTGAGGTCAGAGATTTTTTATTCCGTGGCCTTATGTTTGAGGCTGAATCTGAAAGGTTTCGTTTAGCTGGCATTCAGATTGGCGCAGATTCCACCGAGGCTGAAGAGAATCTTCTAAAGGAAGCGCTTGCGCCCTTCGGCATAGCCAGGCGGAATAATGCACTAGAAATGGCTCGCCTCTTTGCCGTTTTGTTCTGTTTTGAAAACGAAATCCGCGACTTCATTCGCGAGGCACTCGTGGAAAAAGAAGGCCAAGACTGGATCGACAAACTACCTCCGAAGATAAAGGAACACGCGGAGTCAAGGCGAGAGATGGCTTTGAAGGATTCTTGGCTCGAAGGCGAGAAATCCGATTTGCTCGGTTTTGTCGATTTTGGCCAACTGGCGCAGATCATCGTCGCGAAATGGGAGATTTTCAAAAACGTCATTCCAACGCAGCATTGGTTGAAACAGCGCATGGATGAGCTTGAGAAATGTCGGAACTTTATCGCTCATAACAGAATGCTGTTGCCTAGCGAATTTCAACGAATCTACATGTACATCGCGGATTGGAACCGTGTGATCGGTCTTTAG
- a CDS encoding DUF5343 domain-containing protein, which yields MALSNSYVQPTNRIPDIFNKIRDGQAPERFSNQLLKDWGFTSTNDRAFIPLLKSLGFLSSEGKPTQRYNDYRDHSRSKLVMAEALRDAYGDIFLIKEHPAQSDKDAIEGKFKSFHNASENVAGLMTKTFMGLLGLADLSKKAGNTPAAKEQDKKAQVEIQAPSQLDGHGVSGLHYNIQIHLPATKDVEVYNSIFKSLKEHLFEK from the coding sequence ATGGCACTGAGCAATTCGTATGTGCAGCCTACCAATCGAATTCCTGATATCTTCAACAAAATTCGAGACGGACAAGCACCTGAAAGATTTTCCAATCAACTTCTAAAGGATTGGGGATTCACCTCTACCAATGATCGTGCTTTCATACCCCTTTTGAAATCGCTTGGATTTCTATCTTCGGAGGGCAAACCTACTCAACGCTATAACGATTACCGTGATCATTCCCGCTCAAAGTTGGTCATGGCTGAGGCTCTTCGTGATGCCTACGGCGATATTTTCCTTATCAAAGAGCATCCAGCTCAATCTGATAAAGATGCAATTGAAGGGAAGTTCAAGAGCTTCCATAATGCCAGCGAGAACGTAGCTGGGCTGATGACGAAGACATTCATGGGCCTACTCGGCTTGGCCGACCTCTCAAAGAAAGCTGGAAACACGCCAGCAGCGAAAGAACAAGATAAGAAAGCGCAAGTAGAGATTCAAGCACCTTCACAGCTAGATGGGCACGGCGTGTCAGGTTTGCACTACAACATCCAAATCCATCTGCCAGCGACCAAAGATGTAGAGGTCTACAATTCCATTTTTAAGTCTCTGAAGGAGCACCTCTTTGAGAAATAG
- a CDS encoding HEAT repeat domain-containing protein, giving the protein MKCENAQQNILLAQYGELPDELHFALEQHLNLCEECRREWNAMLALQEELAAVPMVEPSPNLLASSRMRLDEALDMMPERSVGQRFWGNAFRWLGFMQGAPALTTLLVGVGFLGGNFVARYQAAREPKLPSPMILSSPNGGTIASVSGIVQTPNSDVVQVKYNRVVPEMVQGSLDDPQIRQLLMLGTQLAENNEVHATSVSLMADACRTTHNCVDGADGASELRTALLTELRYDKSSAVRLKALNGLQPYVGEDEQVRDAVLDALMRDKSADVRSQAVSMLQPVEGDSSVRQVLRTVSSQDANPAIRNASFQVLQGAADIE; this is encoded by the coding sequence ATGAAGTGTGAGAACGCGCAACAGAATATTCTTCTCGCGCAGTATGGCGAGCTACCGGACGAGTTGCACTTTGCTTTAGAACAGCACCTGAACCTTTGCGAGGAGTGCCGCCGCGAGTGGAACGCGATGCTGGCCCTGCAGGAGGAGCTGGCGGCTGTACCGATGGTGGAGCCTTCGCCGAACCTGCTGGCGTCCTCGCGGATGCGGCTGGACGAGGCGCTGGATATGATGCCGGAGCGCAGTGTGGGGCAGCGCTTCTGGGGCAATGCGTTTCGCTGGCTGGGCTTTATGCAGGGAGCGCCGGCGTTGACGACGTTGCTGGTGGGTGTGGGTTTCCTGGGCGGCAACTTTGTGGCGCGATACCAGGCGGCGCGTGAGCCGAAGCTGCCGTCGCCGATGATTCTTTCAAGCCCGAACGGCGGGACGATTGCCAGCGTAAGCGGCATTGTGCAGACGCCGAACAGCGATGTGGTGCAGGTGAAGTACAACCGCGTGGTGCCGGAGATGGTGCAGGGGTCGCTGGATGACCCGCAGATTCGGCAGTTGCTGATGCTGGGTACGCAGCTGGCGGAGAACAACGAAGTGCACGCGACGAGCGTGAGCCTGATGGCGGATGCGTGCCGCACGACGCACAACTGCGTGGACGGCGCGGACGGCGCGAGCGAGTTGAGGACGGCGCTGTTGACGGAGCTTCGTTACGACAAGAGTTCGGCGGTGCGGCTGAAGGCGCTGAATGGGCTGCAGCCTTATGTGGGCGAGGACGAGCAGGTCCGCGATGCGGTGCTGGATGCGCTGATGCGGGACAAGAGCGCGGATGTGCGGTCGCAGGCGGTGTCGATGTTGCAGCCGGTGGAGGGAGATTCGAGCGTGCGGCAGGTGTTGCGCACGGTGTCGTCGCAGGATGCGAACCCGGCGATTCGGAACGCATCGTTCCAGGTGCTGCAGGGCGCAGCCGATATCGAGTAG
- a CDS encoding glycosyltransferase, translating into MMPLPIADERVYQKDERPVYPRVAYFPDSFHEVNGVAHTSRNFAAFAKRQGLPMLCVRAGQKTRLCKAEGSVRALELGRSPLAVQLERDLYFDPLFFRYSNTISETVRSFRPEVIHITGPSELGIFGAYFAWQLKIPLVASWHTNVHEYAARRMTWLTRRLSARMGRKVEEHVEDWTLDATSWFYRLAKVLYAPNPGLCSLLEKETGRPCHLMQRGVETDVFSPVHRTRAKDDREIVLGFVGRLSVEKNVALLPKVDAALRERGINAKWLIVGHGSEDEMLRGSLKNVTMAGVLRGEALAEAYANMDVFVFPSHTDTFGNVVLEALASGVPAVVTPNGGPATIVRDGETGRVARDEEFAAAIVGIVAAPEQMAAMRAAAREHAMQCSWDAVFSRVVAEYPRSLVREQRLPAEARTRVAG; encoded by the coding sequence ATGATGCCGTTGCCTATAGCCGATGAGCGTGTGTATCAGAAGGATGAGAGGCCTGTGTATCCGCGGGTCGCGTACTTTCCTGACAGCTTCCACGAGGTGAACGGCGTGGCGCATACGAGCCGCAACTTTGCGGCGTTTGCGAAGCGGCAGGGCTTGCCGATGCTGTGCGTTCGCGCGGGGCAGAAGACGCGGCTGTGCAAGGCGGAGGGGTCGGTGCGGGCGCTGGAGCTAGGGCGGAGCCCGCTGGCGGTGCAGCTGGAGCGCGATCTGTACTTCGATCCGCTATTCTTCCGGTACTCGAATACGATCTCGGAGACGGTGAGGAGCTTTCGGCCGGAGGTGATCCACATTACGGGGCCGAGCGAACTGGGGATCTTTGGGGCGTACTTTGCGTGGCAGCTGAAGATTCCGCTGGTGGCGAGCTGGCATACGAATGTGCATGAGTATGCGGCTCGGCGAATGACTTGGCTGACACGGCGGCTGAGCGCGCGGATGGGGCGGAAGGTGGAGGAGCACGTCGAGGACTGGACGCTAGATGCGACGAGCTGGTTCTACCGGCTGGCGAAGGTGCTGTATGCGCCGAATCCAGGACTGTGCTCGCTGCTGGAGAAAGAGACGGGAAGGCCGTGCCACCTGATGCAGCGCGGGGTGGAGACGGATGTGTTTTCGCCGGTGCATCGGACGCGGGCGAAGGATGATCGTGAGATTGTGCTGGGGTTTGTGGGGCGGCTTTCGGTGGAGAAGAACGTGGCGCTGCTGCCGAAGGTAGATGCGGCGCTGCGCGAGCGTGGGATCAATGCAAAGTGGCTGATCGTAGGCCATGGCTCCGAGGACGAGATGCTGCGCGGAAGCCTGAAGAATGTGACGATGGCCGGTGTGCTGCGCGGCGAGGCGCTGGCGGAGGCTTACGCGAATATGGATGTGTTTGTGTTCCCTTCGCACACGGACACGTTTGGGAATGTGGTGCTGGAGGCGCTGGCGAGCGGCGTGCCGGCGGTGGTGACTCCGAATGGCGGCCCGGCGACGATTGTGCGCGATGGCGAGACGGGGCGCGTTGCGCGCGACGAGGAGTTCGCGGCGGCGATTGTGGGGATTGTGGCGGCTCCGGAACAGATGGCGGCGATGCGGGCGGCGGCGCGGGAGCATGCGATGCAGTGCTCGTGGGACGCGGTGTTTTCGCGGGTGGTGGCGGAGTATCCGCGGTCGCTGGTGCGCGAGCAGAGACTGCCGGCCGAGGCGCGGACGCGCGTGGCAGGGTAG
- a CDS encoding gamma-glutamylcyclotransferase family protein, which produces MDELLFVYGTLHPERAPREIAEVARRLRLVGVGWVRGRRFELGPYPGVVLDESSRAEGAVFALPDDAETLAMLDAYEDYRADDPVGSLFRRVETLATLQDGSELRCWVYVYNWPLPVHVQLPR; this is translated from the coding sequence ATGGATGAGCTGTTGTTCGTCTATGGAACGCTGCATCCGGAGCGGGCGCCGCGAGAGATTGCGGAGGTTGCGCGACGGCTGAGGCTAGTGGGAGTGGGGTGGGTCCGTGGGCGGCGGTTTGAGCTGGGGCCGTATCCCGGTGTGGTGCTGGATGAGAGCTCGCGCGCCGAGGGTGCGGTGTTTGCGCTGCCGGATGATGCGGAGACGCTGGCGATGCTGGATGCGTATGAGGACTATCGGGCGGACGATCCTGTGGGGAGTTTGTTCCGGCGCGTGGAGACGCTGGCGACGCTGCAGGATGGGTCTGAGCTGCGGTGCTGGGTGTATGTCTACAACTGGCCGCTGCCTGTGCACGTGCAGCTGCCGCGCTAG
- a CDS encoding TolC family protein: protein MTSKWNLLGLAAAAALLSTATSAAQKPSHKADQNLPSAPSAVLTAEHLSAEQRSQLDETLGRPAGNGFKLSFATQTIRNGLTMELPKDDPIDLSLDDAISLGLDRNIRLKYDRANQTSVRGLTLSVVNALIPNLSLNASSNAQEINLAALGFKPSLFSQFASTGLLPPGYTAPAVVKVNTTQANVAMSQVLFNMTDFELYRGTTNETNVVDLQTLTDRGDVVLAVGSLYLQVLGDEANVTNTTAQEQSSKTLYEQAVARQNAGVGVRLDTLRSQVDYQQRQQDHLNAINILAKDKIQLARVLGIPAGQAINLTDKAPFQELAAEDLATAKQTAYAHRKDYLSLLQQDKLDHHITRAVRYQRLPALAFNGNYGVIGITNGNYHGDFTAEGSLTFPIFNEANQRGQQEVAEAQLMAVVQQERSLRDTIDAQIRSAMLDVHAADELVKVAQSNVDLAKQELSDEQDRFSAGVDDSLPVVDAEADVTSAQAQLVQSLYQYNVAKLQLARNTGVIETRYRTYLGH from the coding sequence ATGACTTCCAAATGGAACCTGCTGGGCCTCGCAGCCGCTGCGGCGCTGCTGAGCACGGCCACCAGCGCCGCGCAAAAGCCCAGCCACAAGGCCGACCAGAACCTGCCCTCCGCACCCAGCGCCGTGCTCACCGCGGAGCACCTATCTGCCGAGCAGCGCTCGCAGCTCGATGAGACCCTCGGCCGCCCCGCCGGCAACGGCTTCAAGCTCTCCTTCGCCACGCAGACCATTCGCAACGGCTTGACCATGGAGTTGCCCAAGGATGACCCCATTGACCTCTCACTCGACGACGCCATCTCGCTCGGCCTCGACCGCAACATCCGCCTCAAGTACGACCGCGCCAACCAGACCTCCGTGCGCGGCCTCACACTCAGCGTCGTCAACGCGCTTATCCCGAACCTCAGCCTGAACGCCAGCAGCAACGCGCAGGAGATCAACCTCGCGGCACTCGGCTTCAAACCCTCGCTCTTCAGCCAGTTCGCCAGCACCGGCCTGCTTCCTCCGGGTTACACGGCACCCGCCGTCGTCAAGGTCAACACCACTCAGGCCAACGTCGCCATGAGCCAGGTCTTATTCAACATGACCGACTTCGAGCTCTACCGCGGCACCACCAACGAGACCAACGTCGTCGATCTGCAGACCCTCACCGACCGCGGTGACGTCGTTCTCGCCGTCGGCTCGCTCTACCTGCAGGTCCTCGGCGATGAGGCCAACGTCACTAACACCACCGCGCAGGAGCAGTCCTCCAAGACCCTCTACGAGCAGGCCGTCGCGCGCCAGAACGCCGGCGTCGGCGTCCGTCTCGACACTCTCCGCTCGCAGGTCGACTACCAGCAGCGCCAGCAGGACCATCTCAACGCCATCAACATCCTCGCCAAGGACAAGATCCAGCTCGCTCGCGTCCTCGGCATCCCCGCTGGGCAGGCGATCAACCTCACCGACAAGGCTCCGTTCCAGGAGCTCGCCGCCGAAGACCTCGCCACTGCGAAGCAGACCGCCTACGCGCACCGTAAGGACTACCTCAGCCTTCTCCAGCAGGACAAGCTCGACCACCACATCACGCGCGCCGTCCGCTACCAGCGCCTGCCAGCCCTGGCCTTCAACGGCAACTACGGCGTCATCGGCATCACCAACGGTAACTACCACGGCGACTTCACCGCCGAAGGCAGCCTCACCTTCCCCATCTTCAATGAGGCCAACCAGCGCGGCCAGCAAGAGGTCGCCGAAGCCCAGCTTATGGCCGTTGTGCAGCAGGAGCGCAGCCTCCGCGACACCATCGACGCCCAGATCCGCTCCGCCATGCTCGACGTCCACGCCGCCGACGAGCTCGTCAAAGTCGCCCAGAGCAACGTCGACCTCGCGAAGCAGGAGCTCTCCGACGAGCAGGACCGCTTCAGCGCCGGTGTCGACGACAGCCTTCCCGTGGTCGACGCCGAAGCCGACGTCACCAGCGCACAGGCCCAGCTCGTGCAGTCGCTCTACCAGTACAACGTCGCCAAGCTGCAGCTCGCCCGCAACACCGGCGTCATCGAAACCCGCTACCGCACCTACCTCGGCCACTAG
- a CDS encoding TIGR03435 family protein, which produces MTKRRMGCVAAGVVAFLLMAVPVRAQLPTISDVDPGHETAAAGPLPQWDVAVVKPHPAADRMMSWQMTADGLSLVNLALEQMICSAWDLKPYQVSGLSGWMKDSTFDLTAKVSSDDVAAYKKLSVAQRREMLQKLLEERFQLKAHTETKTLPVYDLVVDKGGPKLKASTAIAAPSEEEERANPDKYKKGFMRFGSGMYEGTGVEVRSLASQLGNAVGKPVNDKTGLTGVYDITLHYSQDGRPDDGAPGGDNSDAPSVFTAVQDQLGLKLVPDKGPVETLVVDSAQKPEAN; this is translated from the coding sequence ATGACGAAACGGCGGATGGGATGTGTTGCTGCAGGGGTGGTGGCGTTTTTGCTGATGGCGGTGCCGGTGCGGGCGCAGCTACCGACGATCTCCGATGTGGACCCGGGGCATGAAACGGCGGCGGCGGGGCCGCTGCCGCAGTGGGACGTAGCGGTGGTGAAGCCGCATCCGGCGGCGGACCGGATGATGTCGTGGCAGATGACGGCGGATGGGCTGAGCCTGGTGAATCTGGCGCTGGAGCAGATGATCTGCAGCGCGTGGGACCTGAAGCCGTACCAGGTGTCGGGGTTGAGCGGATGGATGAAGGACTCCACGTTCGACCTGACGGCGAAGGTGAGCAGCGATGATGTTGCCGCCTATAAGAAGCTGAGCGTGGCGCAGCGGCGCGAGATGCTGCAGAAGCTGCTGGAGGAGCGCTTTCAGTTGAAGGCGCATACGGAGACGAAGACGCTGCCGGTGTATGACCTGGTGGTGGACAAGGGCGGGCCGAAGTTGAAGGCGTCGACGGCGATTGCGGCGCCTTCGGAAGAAGAGGAGCGGGCGAACCCTGACAAGTACAAGAAGGGGTTTATGCGGTTCGGTTCCGGGATGTACGAGGGGACGGGCGTGGAGGTGCGGTCGCTGGCGAGCCAACTGGGGAATGCGGTGGGCAAGCCGGTGAATGACAAGACGGGGCTGACGGGGGTGTATGACATTACTCTGCACTATAGCCAGGATGGGCGCCCGGACGATGGAGCGCCCGGCGGGGACAACTCCGATGCGCCTTCTGTCTTCACAGCGGTCCAAGACCAGTTGGGGTTGAAGCTGGTTCCGGACAAGGGGCCAGTGGAGACGCTGGTGGTGGATTCGGCGCAGAAGCCTGAGGCGAATTAG
- a CDS encoding 2Fe-2S iron-sulfur cluster-binding protein, with amino-acid sequence MSVPDPNSLPEVDLSKPPADNIVRVTFEPENKTVEFVHDTMPYDGHGLPNSFLDVAENYGIFLDHACGGVAACTTCHIFLKKGAEGVSEAEDLELDRLDMAPGLQLNSRLGCQCVIEKPGTYVVEIPAWNKNYVQEGKPATAVK; translated from the coding sequence ATGTCCGTACCCGATCCCAACTCGCTCCCCGAAGTCGACCTCTCCAAGCCACCCGCCGACAACATCGTTCGCGTGACCTTCGAGCCCGAAAACAAGACCGTCGAATTCGTCCACGACACCATGCCCTACGACGGCCACGGCCTGCCCAACAGCTTCCTCGACGTCGCCGAAAACTACGGCATCTTCCTCGACCACGCCTGTGGCGGTGTCGCGGCCTGCACCACCTGCCACATCTTCCTCAAGAAGGGTGCCGAAGGCGTCTCCGAGGCCGAAGACCTCGAGCTCGACCGCCTCGACATGGCCCCCGGCCTGCAGCTCAACAGCCGCCTCGGCTGCCAGTGCGTCATTGAAAAGCCAGGCACCTACGTCGTAGAAATCCCCGCCTGGAACAAGAACTACGTGCAGGAAGGCAAGCCCGCCACCGCCGTCAAGTAA
- a CDS encoding sigma-70 family RNA polymerase sigma factor, whose translation MPRTAAQTGIRGKLTADQVEARQQQRAEDDDLIRAAQAGERMAFDALVRRYDRSVLRLALHMLGNEQDAQDVHQEAFIKAYRHLSNFRFECSFYTWLYRIVTNLCLDQLRRRKSRREDPATVLDGSGEELDLMASVQDERAMANPARELERKNMGIAIQSALDELTPRERMVFELKHYQGLKLRTIGEMLSTTEETAKNTLFRATRKLRARLAEVR comes from the coding sequence ATGCCACGCACCGCTGCACAGACCGGGATACGCGGAAAGCTGACGGCCGATCAGGTCGAGGCACGGCAGCAGCAGCGCGCCGAAGACGATGACCTGATTCGCGCAGCGCAGGCCGGGGAGCGGATGGCGTTCGATGCGCTGGTTCGGCGGTACGACCGCAGTGTGCTGCGGCTGGCGCTGCACATGCTGGGCAATGAGCAGGACGCCCAGGATGTGCACCAGGAGGCGTTCATCAAGGCGTATCGCCACCTGTCGAACTTCCGGTTCGAGTGCTCGTTTTATACGTGGCTGTACCGGATTGTGACGAACCTTTGTCTCGATCAGCTGCGGCGGCGGAAGAGCCGCAGGGAAGACCCGGCGACGGTGCTGGATGGCTCCGGCGAAGAGCTGGACCTGATGGCGAGCGTGCAGGACGAACGCGCGATGGCCAACCCGGCGCGGGAGCTGGAGCGGAAGAACATGGGCATTGCGATCCAGAGTGCGCTGGACGAGCTGACGCCGCGGGAGCGCATGGTGTTTGAACTGAAGCACTACCAGGGACTGAAGTTGAGAACGATCGGCGAGATGCTATCGACGACAGAGGAGACAGCTAAAAACACGTTATTCCGGGCGACGCGGAAGCTGCGGGCACGGTTGGCGGAAGTTCGATGA
- a CDS encoding ribonuclease HI family protein, whose protein sequence is MPTASLFRDDSTSSTEGWVTAHCDGGARGNPGPAGFGAVFTDASGHKLAELSEFLGHRTNNFAEYSGLLGCLAWALQHNHRRLRVVSDSELMVNQIKGRYKVNSPDLRPLWEEARRRIAQLEAFEITHALRHKNKDADRLANEAMDRGTGRAPAQNQARPAAGPPDRNQPKPTVVRPTTEVSSRPERSAVERPASPPATKAPAAARPAAQMLRGFTRDGQIHLLGGASLPDGIFVKIIPE, encoded by the coding sequence ATGCCGACTGCCAGCCTCTTCCGCGACGACTCCACCTCCAGCACCGAAGGCTGGGTCACCGCCCACTGCGACGGCGGCGCCCGCGGCAACCCCGGCCCCGCCGGCTTCGGCGCCGTCTTCACCGACGCCAGCGGTCACAAGCTAGCCGAGCTCTCCGAGTTCCTCGGCCACCGCACCAACAACTTCGCCGAGTACTCCGGCCTCCTCGGCTGCCTCGCCTGGGCCCTCCAGCACAACCACCGCCGCCTCCGCGTCGTCTCCGACTCCGAGCTCATGGTCAACCAGATCAAGGGCCGCTACAAGGTCAACTCCCCCGACCTCCGCCCCCTGTGGGAGGAGGCCCGCCGCCGCATCGCCCAGCTCGAAGCCTTCGAGATCACCCACGCCCTCCGCCACAAGAACAAAGACGCCGACCGCCTCGCCAACGAGGCCATGGACCGCGGCACCGGCCGCGCGCCAGCGCAAAATCAAGCCCGCCCCGCCGCAGGCCCACCCGACCGCAACCAGCCAAAGCCAACAGTAGTCCGCCCAACCACAGAAGTGTCATCTCGACCGGAGCGCAGCGCAGTGGAGAGACCTGCGTCACCCCCCGCCACAAAGGCCCCCGCAGCAGCTAGGCCCGCAGCCCAGATGCTCCGCGGCTTCACCCGCGACGGCCAGATCCACCTCCTCGGCGGCGCTTCGCTCCCCGACGGCATCTTCGTCAAAATCATCCCCGAATAA